The proteins below are encoded in one region of Candidatus Thiodiazotropha sp. LNASS1:
- a CDS encoding metallophosphoesterase, with the protein MTTKNKNSIERHTRYLPVYKGRKWLDVELPTNSQPWLLGRQRSVVKERGQRSSAAGLLREVVKRGKWQWPKRKLYFFSDLHADADALIASLVASGGVKKTGSKQHALKLTSHGKDAIFVIGGDCFDKGPSNLKLLRSIQQLKQLGARVVLLAGNHDLRVKLGIASVGMDPDPRHDHFFIRMGSKVIPMLREIVDEYLQDKDALKGVPPTRTCRRILYPPKRWFKEFPKMASWVMPDKRMARELKRLKEKIDDFESDCEAVGLSLRHVYAAVMKWQQLFLKPKGEFIWFYKQMQLVYRQGSFLFVHAGIDDRMAKLIERKGIKYINKEFRDSVEDEIFEFYYGPMANLIRTKYRDVDMPLTRKGSDLMHDAGIHTIVHGHANRHYGQRIMLRKGMIHFECDATIDRYTRIKEGLKGKGAAVTIFHPKQLVMGISTDYPHIKVFDYKSFT; encoded by the coding sequence TTGACGACTAAGAACAAAAACAGTATCGAACGTCACACCCGGTATCTGCCGGTATACAAGGGTCGGAAATGGCTTGATGTGGAACTGCCTACAAACAGTCAGCCGTGGCTCTTGGGCAGACAGCGTTCGGTTGTCAAAGAGAGGGGGCAGCGCAGTTCAGCGGCGGGGCTGTTGAGAGAAGTGGTGAAACGAGGTAAATGGCAGTGGCCAAAACGCAAGCTCTACTTCTTCTCCGACCTGCATGCCGACGCGGATGCCTTGATCGCCTCTCTGGTGGCATCGGGTGGGGTGAAAAAGACAGGGAGTAAACAGCATGCGTTGAAGCTGACCTCACATGGCAAAGATGCCATTTTCGTCATCGGCGGGGACTGTTTCGACAAGGGGCCAAGCAACCTAAAACTGTTGCGGTCGATACAACAGCTGAAACAGCTGGGAGCCAGGGTAGTGCTGCTGGCGGGTAATCACGATCTGCGCGTCAAGTTGGGTATTGCGTCGGTGGGCATGGATCCCGATCCTCGCCACGACCACTTCTTTATACGCATGGGCAGCAAGGTCATACCCATGTTGCGTGAAATCGTCGATGAGTATCTTCAGGATAAGGATGCATTGAAGGGTGTGCCGCCTACACGCACCTGCCGACGCATACTCTACCCGCCGAAGCGCTGGTTTAAGGAGTTTCCGAAAATGGCGAGCTGGGTCATGCCTGATAAACGTATGGCCAGGGAGCTGAAACGTCTCAAGGAGAAGATAGACGACTTTGAATCGGACTGCGAGGCGGTAGGTCTCTCATTGCGCCATGTCTATGCTGCTGTGATGAAATGGCAACAGCTGTTTCTCAAGCCAAAGGGAGAATTCATTTGGTTCTACAAGCAGATGCAACTGGTCTACCGCCAGGGCTCTTTTCTCTTTGTCCACGCAGGTATAGACGACAGGATGGCGAAACTGATTGAGCGTAAAGGCATCAAGTACATCAACAAGGAGTTCAGGGACAGTGTCGAAGATGAGATTTTTGAATTTTACTATGGACCGATGGCCAATCTGATTCGCACAAAATACCGGGACGTGGATATGCCGTTGACACGCAAAGGGAGCGACTTGATGCACGATGCGGGCATCCACACCATAGTGCATGGCCATGCCAACCGTCATTACGGACAAAGGATCATGCTGCGTAAGGGGATGATCCACTTTGAATGCGACGCCACTATCGACCGCTATACTCGCATTAAGGAAGGGCTCAAAGGAAAGGGTGCCGCAGTGACCATCTTTCATCCGAAACAGCTTGTGATGGGTATCAGTACCGACTATCCGCATATCAAGGTGTTCGACTATAAGTCATTTACATAG
- a CDS encoding histidine phosphatase family protein, with translation MARLIAAILRHGEYHQLPDTPSALQPYPLTGVGAEQAERSVTLIQGVLEMFKWRLYPVIDSSRLLRGWQTAEMIRKGLQIASPDRLQIESYDALAERSLGSAANLSLQQIESVLRDDPRFSQPPAGWKSDSHYRLPLQGAESLMDAGQRVAEHMERRLLELQSQVKSDSVKLFVGHGAAFRHAAHHLGVLSFDQIAALSMYHCRPVFLERLPDGSWQHLTGEWKIRSKGESFDD, from the coding sequence GTGGCTAGATTGATAGCCGCCATATTGCGTCATGGCGAGTATCACCAACTGCCTGATACCCCGAGTGCACTGCAACCCTATCCCCTGACCGGGGTTGGGGCAGAGCAGGCAGAGCGCTCGGTAACCCTGATTCAGGGTGTCCTCGAAATGTTCAAATGGCGCTTGTATCCGGTAATCGACAGTTCGCGCTTGTTGCGTGGTTGGCAGACCGCTGAAATGATTCGCAAGGGATTACAGATTGCGAGTCCGGATAGATTGCAGATCGAATCATACGATGCACTGGCCGAGCGTTCCCTGGGTTCAGCGGCCAACCTGTCGTTGCAACAGATTGAGTCGGTGTTGCGGGACGATCCCCGGTTTTCGCAACCGCCAGCTGGTTGGAAGTCCGACAGCCACTATCGACTGCCGCTTCAGGGGGCGGAGTCACTCATGGATGCCGGCCAACGGGTGGCGGAGCACATGGAGCGCCGGCTTTTAGAACTGCAATCGCAAGTGAAGTCGGATAGCGTGAAGTTGTTTGTCGGTCATGGTGCTGCCTTTCGTCATGCCGCCCACCATCTCGGTGTATTGTCATTTGATCAGATTGCGGCACTGAGTATGTATCATTGCCGACCGGTTTTTCTCGAACGTCTGCCGGATGGATCATGGCAGCATCTGACTGGAGAGTGGAAGATCCGCTCGAAAGGAGAATCATTTGACGACTAA
- a CDS encoding histidine phosphatase family protein, giving the protein MTRELMLLRHGKSDWSQQLEDFKRPLKDRGKRGAQRMGVWLLQQQLQPDYVISSPAERAIVTAQKTVKAMGGDAYAIVQDRRIYAANVGELLRVLSDVPPDSKRVMLVGHNPGLEMLTEYLHGERIPLPSDGKLIPTATLAHLEMPDDWIDLKAGDGELLSIVRPSSMDKKFPFPDEHGTEMRDRPAYYYKQSSVIPYRIEEGEVEILVVMSSKRKHWVLPKGISEPALSLQDSAAKEALEEAGVEGEVAEEPIGAYSYEKWGAECTVSVYPMQVTRELPEDEWEEHHRGREWLAPKQAMKRVKQAELKPMIQALAKQLNG; this is encoded by the coding sequence ATGACTAGAGAATTGATGTTGCTCAGACACGGGAAATCCGATTGGAGTCAACAGTTAGAAGATTTCAAGCGCCCGCTAAAGGATCGCGGCAAACGTGGCGCCCAACGCATGGGGGTGTGGTTGCTGCAGCAGCAGTTACAGCCCGATTATGTCATCAGTTCACCCGCAGAGCGTGCCATCGTGACTGCTCAGAAGACGGTGAAGGCGATGGGTGGCGATGCCTATGCCATCGTACAGGATCGGCGCATCTATGCCGCCAATGTGGGTGAATTGTTGCGGGTACTCTCGGATGTGCCACCTGACAGCAAGCGGGTCATGTTGGTGGGACACAACCCGGGATTGGAGATGCTGACAGAGTATCTGCACGGTGAACGCATCCCTTTGCCCAGTGACGGCAAACTGATTCCCACCGCAACTTTGGCGCATCTTGAAATGCCGGATGACTGGATTGATCTGAAGGCAGGGGACGGTGAACTGCTGTCCATCGTTCGCCCGAGCAGTATGGACAAGAAGTTTCCCTTTCCCGATGAACATGGCACTGAGATGCGGGATCGACCGGCCTATTACTACAAACAATCCTCGGTGATTCCTTATCGGATAGAGGAGGGTGAGGTTGAAATCCTGGTGGTCATGTCGAGTAAGCGGAAGCATTGGGTATTGCCGAAAGGGATTAGCGAGCCTGCATTGAGCCTGCAGGATTCGGCAGCAAAAGAGGCCTTGGAGGAGGCGGGTGTCGAGGGGGAGGTTGCTGAAGAGCCCATAGGCGCCTATTCCTATGAAAAATGGGGTGCAGAATGCACGGTGAGTGTCTACCCGATGCAGGTTACCCGCGAATTGCCGGAAGACGAGTGGGAGGAGCATCATCGCGGACGCGAGTGGCTGGCGCCTAAACAGGCGATGAAAAGGGTCAAGCAGGCTGAATTGAAACCGATGATACAAGCCCTGGCCAAGCAATTGAATGGGTAG
- a CDS encoding HprK-related kinase B codes for MNIPAEWVGVSSAGDAAKLLMQKVQLCGEPLQLNIGDCVLVIRSNSQSLLDRLASYFHHLPKTRGLATIEVTAIESDKLETGLPFIDWRREAGKSGRKDAYVELTDGRLVLKVRTGMLFLQSEQWRIAVGPCEENDNQLINFINSQVMNWLQQREWLICHAAGLILNNHAIAMAGFSGGGKSTLMLHLMEHPKSRYLTNDRLFLRRRGVGVEAVGIPKLPRINPGTVVNSSRLSPLIDEQRREQLLKLPQQELWELEEKFDVDVERLYGSDRIDTSTPVSFDAMVILNWSRGERAPVKMTKVDIAQRSELLNAVMKSPGPFFQDSLGEFIRDDEPLQPAPYLDLLKRVPIYEVTGKIDFAGLKELCLKLWMSDDRP; via the coding sequence ATGAACATACCTGCCGAGTGGGTTGGTGTCAGCAGTGCCGGGGATGCGGCCAAGCTGCTTATGCAAAAAGTGCAACTGTGCGGGGAGCCGTTGCAGCTGAACATAGGTGATTGTGTCCTGGTGATTCGTTCCAACAGTCAGTCGCTGCTGGATCGGTTGGCAAGCTATTTTCATCATCTGCCCAAGACCAGGGGTCTGGCGACCATCGAAGTCACTGCGATCGAGAGCGACAAGCTCGAGACCGGTCTGCCGTTTATCGACTGGCGCCGCGAAGCGGGTAAAAGCGGGCGCAAGGATGCCTATGTGGAACTGACGGATGGCCGCCTGGTGCTCAAGGTGCGCACCGGCATGCTGTTTCTGCAGAGCGAGCAGTGGCGCATCGCGGTCGGACCTTGTGAGGAAAATGACAACCAGCTGATCAATTTCATCAATTCACAGGTAATGAACTGGTTGCAGCAGCGGGAGTGGCTGATCTGTCACGCCGCCGGCTTGATCCTGAACAATCATGCGATCGCCATGGCCGGATTTTCCGGGGGTGGCAAGTCGACCCTGATGTTGCATCTGATGGAACACCCGAAGAGTCGCTATCTGACCAACGACCGGCTCTTCCTGCGACGTCGGGGCGTCGGGGTGGAGGCGGTGGGTATCCCCAAGCTTCCCCGTATCAATCCAGGCACCGTGGTGAACAGTTCGCGGCTTTCACCGCTGATCGATGAACAGAGAAGGGAGCAGCTGCTGAAGTTGCCGCAACAGGAGCTATGGGAGCTTGAAGAGAAGTTCGATGTGGATGTTGAACGGCTGTATGGCAGCGATCGTATCGATACCTCGACACCCGTATCCTTTGACGCGATGGTGATCCTGAACTGGAGCAGGGGTGAGCGTGCACCGGTTAAGATGACAAAGGTCGATATTGCGCAACGCAGTGAATTACTGAATGCGGTGATGAAGTCTCCAGGGCCATTCTTTCAGGATAGCCTTGGTGAGTTTATAAGGGATGATGAACCGCTTCAGCCCGCTCCTTATCTGGATCTGCTGAAGCGTGTCCCAATCTATGAGGTGACAGGTAAAATAGATTTTGCCGGGTTGAAAGAGTTGTGTTTGAAGTTATGGATGAGCGATGACAGGCCCTAG